One segment of Struthio camelus isolate bStrCam1 chromosome 27, bStrCam1.hap1, whole genome shotgun sequence DNA contains the following:
- the GKN1 gene encoding gastrokine-1, whose protein sequence is MKSTIVITVLFGLSLTPSLAGKNVDRNKQISTGENSHQTLSINKEKSTACIDMNDGRDSWNIIWNYNTGYMATRIFAQKVCFISKMNKNVMPDIVAISKMTEKKKRAKGQRHPSKDLVYVVSKKRVRDLKSYGEDIFALCKGLPTYIAHEVRGSQFWYNQGSCFQLNILFVLGIRYCDNTGSS, encoded by the exons ATGAAATCCACT ATTGTGATTACTGTACTTTTTGGACTCTCGTTGACTCCTTCTCTTGCTGGTAAG AATGTGGATAGAAATAAGCAAATAAGCACTGGTGAAAACTCCCACCAAACTCTGTCAATCAACAAAGAAAAGAGCACGGCATGTATTGACATGAACGATGGCCGTGACTCATGGAACATTATCTGGAACTACAATACG GGCTATATGGCAACCAGAATATTTGCACAGAAGGTTTGCTTCATTTCTAAAATGAACAAGAATGTGATGCCTGATATTGTTGCTATTTCcaagatgactgaaaaaaaaaag AGGGCGAAAGGTCAAAGACATCCATCAAAAGATCTCGTATACGTCGTCTCAAAAAAAAGAGTCCGTGACCTCAAGTCTTATGGAGAAGACATCTTTGCTCTGTGCAAAGGGCTCCCGACTTATATAGCGCATGAAGTTCGTG gaTCCCAATTTTGGTACAATCAAGGATCATGTTTTCAACTTAATATCCTTTTTGTTCTTGGCATTCGTTACTGTGACAACACTGGGAGCTCCTGA